In the genome of Hyphobacterium sp. CCMP332, one region contains:
- a CDS encoding sigma-70 family RNA polymerase sigma factor, which yields MKNYQIEDSQLLSLYKNGDEEAFKILLEKHKNRVYTTIFLIVKDRYVAEDLSQDVFIKVVKTIKNGKYNEEGKFLPWLLRISHNLAIDYFRKQKRNPTIITEDGGNIFNSLAFAEDSVESNRINKETHKKIRELIKTLPKAQREVLIMRHFTDMSFKEIAEATDVSINTALGRMRYALINLRKKLKQHNIAYDQNNYPR from the coding sequence ATGAAAAACTATCAAATAGAAGATTCACAACTCCTTTCGCTTTATAAGAACGGTGATGAAGAGGCTTTTAAGATATTACTAGAGAAACACAAGAACAGGGTTTATACCACCATTTTTCTTATTGTTAAAGATCGCTACGTAGCAGAAGATCTGTCTCAGGACGTATTTATAAAAGTCGTCAAAACCATTAAAAACGGAAAATACAATGAAGAGGGTAAATTTTTGCCCTGGTTATTGAGAATAAGCCACAATCTTGCGATTGATTATTTCAGAAAGCAAAAACGCAATCCAACCATCATTACGGAAGATGGAGGCAATATTTTCAATTCTTTGGCCTTCGCCGAAGACTCCGTTGAATCCAATCGAATAAATAAAGAGACCCATAAGAAAATAAGAGAGCTAATTAAGACGTTACCTAAAGCACAGAGGGAAGTATTAATTATGCGACACTTTACCGATATGAGTTTCAAGGAAATAGCAGAGGCTACTGATGTCAGCATAAATACTGCTCTGGGCAGAATGAGATATGCATTAATTAATCTCAGAAAAAAGCTGAAACAACACAATATAGCCTATGATCAAAACAATTACCCAAGATGA
- a CDS encoding glycosyltransferase family 4 protein has product MRIFFIHQFYRTPEEGGGIRSWYVTRALQKAGHEVTIVAGQMSARDEPSAVSASEKRDEPSAVSENEERLPTLKLRQLKRREAKVYEAERPEDGVEVIRLPVGWDNSMSFWERIKAFLKFLYLARKEAKKHEYDMVYAVSVPLSSGLLAMWTKKPFLFEVGDLWPDVPIQMRILKNPLLKMLSKRLEKKIYKKADLIISLSLDIQRHIYQKWPYTANIVVENFADLAMFKKQKDESSQNSDIICTYVGTAGMANDLMQMVELAKVAEKQFPKIRFYLMIAGKEEEKIKNSAPSNVHFIDYGNKEKVAGLLARSDFNFVTYAQYPILGTGSPNKFFDGLAAGCISVINVKGWIEELIIKEKAGIYWDVSDPMALLNSIQNITEDSDLKHTYQFNALNLAERFDKDILVHRIVQQIEVRFE; this is encoded by the coding sequence ATGAGGATTTTTTTTATCCATCAGTTCTACAGAACGCCCGAAGAAGGTGGAGGCATCCGTTCCTGGTATGTCACAAGGGCTTTGCAAAAAGCAGGGCATGAGGTGACTATAGTTGCAGGTCAAATGAGCGCACGTGACGAGCCTTCGGCTGTCAGTGCAAGCGAGAAACGTGACGAGCCTTCGGCTGTCAGTGAGAATGAAGAGCGACTGCCTACGTTAAAACTTCGGCAGCTAAAAAGACGGGAGGCGAAAGTATATGAAGCAGAAAGACCGGAAGACGGTGTGGAAGTGATACGCCTGCCTGTTGGTTGGGACAATTCCATGTCTTTTTGGGAGAGGATCAAAGCCTTTTTGAAATTTCTATACCTGGCAAGAAAAGAAGCCAAAAAGCATGAATATGATATGGTTTATGCTGTTTCGGTTCCTTTGAGTAGCGGTCTTCTCGCCATGTGGACAAAAAAACCCTTTCTTTTTGAAGTCGGCGATCTCTGGCCCGATGTGCCAATACAAATGCGAATTCTTAAAAACCCTCTGCTCAAAATGCTAAGCAAAAGGCTTGAAAAAAAGATATACAAAAAAGCCGATCTGATCATTTCGCTTTCCTTGGACATACAAAGACATATTTATCAGAAATGGCCCTATACAGCGAATATTGTAGTAGAAAATTTTGCCGATCTGGCAATGTTCAAGAAACAAAAAGATGAATCTTCCCAAAATTCTGATATTATCTGTACGTATGTTGGGACGGCTGGTATGGCCAATGATTTGATGCAAATGGTAGAGCTCGCCAAAGTCGCTGAAAAGCAATTTCCTAAAATTCGCTTTTATCTGATGATCGCCGGGAAAGAAGAAGAAAAAATAAAAAACTCTGCGCCTTCCAATGTACACTTTATCGATTATGGAAATAAAGAAAAAGTGGCCGGGCTGTTGGCTCGCAGCGATTTCAATTTTGTCACTTATGCCCAATACCCGATTCTGGGCACGGGTTCACCGAATAAGTTTTTTGACGGCCTCGCCGCCGGATGCATTTCTGTGATCAATGTTAAAGGCTGGATAGAAGAGCTGATTATAAAAGAAAAAGCAGGAATTTACTGGGATGTAAGCGATCCAATGGCCCTCCTCAATTCAATTCAAAACATCACCGAAGACTCCGATCTAAAACATACCTACCAATTCAATGCTTTAAATCTGGCCGAGCGTTTCGACAAAGACATACTTGTACATAGAATTGTTCAACAAATTGAAGTGCGCTTCGAGTAA
- a CDS encoding flavodoxin reductase, translating into MSTYKIQVVEIKERTHDTFSFVTTKPKDYQFKPGQATELSILKEGWEDEKRPFTFTSLPGGEHLEFTIKTYPSHEGVTNELRKVKTGDSFEIGDAWGAIEYKGKGVFLAGGAGITPFIAILRHLQREDNLAGHKLIFANKSPEDIILKDELHTLLGENFINILDDNGNTDHPEGRIDKDFLKKHISDFDQHFYVCGPDKFNEAMIGYLKELGANAESVVFEE; encoded by the coding sequence ATGAGCACTTATAAAATACAAGTCGTGGAGATCAAGGAAAGAACGCATGATACTTTTTCTTTTGTCACCACCAAACCCAAAGATTATCAATTTAAGCCGGGTCAGGCTACCGAATTGTCGATTCTAAAAGAGGGCTGGGAGGATGAGAAAAGGCCATTTACATTTACCAGTCTGCCCGGAGGGGAACATCTGGAATTTACCATTAAAACCTATCCCTCGCATGAGGGTGTGACCAATGAATTGCGAAAGGTCAAAACGGGAGATTCTTTTGAGATCGGCGATGCCTGGGGCGCCATAGAATACAAAGGCAAAGGAGTATTTTTAGCCGGAGGCGCTGGAATTACGCCTTTTATCGCCATCTTAAGACATCTGCAAAGAGAAGATAATTTGGCGGGGCATAAATTGATTTTCGCGAATAAAAGTCCTGAGGATATTATTCTTAAAGATGAGTTGCATACGCTTTTGGGTGAAAACTTTATCAATATCCTCGATGATAATGGGAATACGGATCATCCCGAAGGAAGAATAGATAAGGATTTTCTGAAAAAACATATCTCCGATTTTGACCAGCACTTTTATGTCTGCGGGCCGGATAAATTTAATGAGGCGATGATTGGTTACCTTAAAGAGTTAGGTGCAAATGCTGAGTCGGTCGTATTCGAGGAGTAG
- a CDS encoding DUF3800 domain-containing protein, with the protein MSIIFGFSDESGEYKPIRSKKFVGKVPYYVRGTMLINAENWKELFNRFNYIKRKHKLPDEEVKWSYLWSLRSHQRTGNAVKERDDYFFLKDFDYHQLIDYVQETLNILNQIQSAEVILTLTSNKANNKFNLDYLFEMHIRSLLQRTEYGLNGNTNGFATLFFDPIDNKVSKRLRDTYQKIYKSGDFVKEYKHLKDSLNLEFSHHSVGIQMALH; encoded by the coding sequence GTGAGTATAATTTTTGGCTTTTCAGATGAATCAGGAGAATACAAACCTATAAGGTCTAAAAAATTCGTTGGCAAAGTCCCATATTATGTTCGTGGAACAATGTTGATTAATGCCGAGAATTGGAAAGAGCTATTCAACAGATTTAACTACATAAAAAGAAAACACAAACTTCCAGACGAAGAAGTAAAGTGGTCATACTTATGGTCGCTAAGAAGCCATCAAAGAACAGGGAACGCAGTTAAAGAAAGGGATGATTACTTTTTCCTAAAAGACTTTGATTACCATCAGTTAATTGACTATGTGCAAGAGACTCTGAACATTCTCAATCAAATACAAAGTGCTGAAGTAATTTTAACTCTAACATCGAACAAAGCAAATAACAAATTCAATCTTGATTATCTTTTTGAAATGCATATTCGATCGCTCCTTCAGAGAACAGAATATGGCTTAAATGGAAATACTAACGGTTTTGCCACACTCTTTTTCGACCCTATCGATAATAAAGTGAGTAAAAGGCTAAGAGATACATATCAGAAAATCTATAAATCGGGTGATTTTGTAAAAGAATACAAACACCTGAAAGACAGTCTTAACCTTGAATTCTCGCATCATAGCGTTGGAATACAAATGGCACTTCATTAG
- a CDS encoding multidrug efflux SMR transporter: protein MNWILLIIAGLFEVAFATCLGKAKETTGIETTYWYIGFLVCLAISMLLLVKATQELPIGIAYAVWTGIGALGTVLVGILIFKEPATFWRLFFIATLIASIVGLKVVSH from the coding sequence ATGAATTGGATACTATTAATAATTGCCGGACTCTTTGAAGTCGCTTTTGCTACTTGCCTTGGAAAAGCGAAAGAAACAACAGGAATTGAAACCACATATTGGTACATAGGTTTCTTAGTTTGCCTGGCAATAAGTATGTTGCTTCTTGTAAAAGCGACTCAAGAACTGCCGATTGGTATAGCATATGCCGTTTGGACAGGAATTGGTGCCTTAGGGACAGTTCTGGTTGGAATATTGATTTTTAAAGAACCAGCAACCTTTTGGCGACTATTTTTCATTGCGACTTTAATTGCTTCAATTGTCGGACTGAAAGTAGTTTCACATTAA
- a CDS encoding DUF4287 domain-containing protein: MDKALQSMIENMPEKTGKSLDEWKSILKKKNFAKHSEAVIFLKSEHKVTHGFANTIVSLSKNENKSENDLVSEQYRGKEDLFKIYKKIIQSISDFGDDVKISPKKTEVSLDRKKKFAVIKAGTKTRIDLGLKLKGKPFTERLENSGPFGTMCTHRVKLTGISEVDAELINWLKEAYEEAS; encoded by the coding sequence ATGGATAAGGCACTGCAAAGCATGATCGAAAATATGCCTGAGAAAACAGGCAAATCACTCGATGAATGGAAATCCATATTAAAGAAAAAAAATTTTGCCAAACATTCCGAAGCGGTAATTTTTCTCAAAAGTGAACACAAGGTTACGCATGGCTTTGCCAATACCATTGTGTCTCTCTCAAAAAATGAAAATAAATCTGAAAACGATCTTGTATCTGAACAATACCGGGGGAAGGAAGACCTTTTTAAGATTTATAAGAAAATTATTCAATCAATAAGTGATTTTGGAGATGATGTGAAAATAAGCCCTAAGAAAACGGAAGTGAGTCTGGACCGAAAAAAGAAATTTGCGGTCATCAAGGCAGGCACAAAAACGAGGATTGACCTGGGATTGAAACTCAAAGGAAAGCCATTTACCGAACGTCTTGAAAATTCAGGGCCATTTGGTACCATGTGCACACACCGCGTAAAATTGACAGGTATCAGCGAGGTGGATGCTGAGTTAATCAATTGGCTCAAAGAAGCCTACGAGGAGGCCTCCTAA
- a CDS encoding GNAT family N-acetyltransferase, with product MKFLIETERLLLRDIKPGDKEDMFRLHSHPEVQKYTGEAPMDSIEAMEEAIKTRSADYKKFGYGRWATFIKEGMHFIGWSGLAYLPEFDEIDLGYRFLPEYWGKGYATEASQAILQYGFNTLQLKRIIAIAMKENKASIRVMEKVGMKFEKYAPYEPGSEDVAWYASDKALFAKNNPA from the coding sequence ATGAAATTCCTGATCGAAACAGAACGATTGCTCTTAAGGGATATAAAACCCGGGGATAAGGAAGACATGTTTCGACTGCACAGCCATCCTGAAGTGCAAAAATATACGGGAGAAGCACCGATGGACTCTATTGAAGCCATGGAAGAAGCCATTAAGACAAGATCGGCCGATTATAAAAAATTCGGCTATGGGCGATGGGCTACCTTTATCAAAGAGGGTATGCATTTTATTGGCTGGTCCGGTTTGGCCTATCTGCCTGAATTTGATGAAATTGATCTGGGTTATCGCTTTTTACCGGAATACTGGGGCAAGGGCTATGCCACCGAAGCCTCTCAGGCCATCCTTCAATACGGATTTAATACCCTTCAATTAAAAAGGATTATCGCCATTGCCATGAAGGAAAACAAAGCCTCCATTCGAGTGATGGAAAAAGTAGGGATGAAATTTGAAAAATACGCACCCTATGAACCCGGTTCTGAAGATGTAGCCTGGTATGCCTCCGATAAAGCGCTTTTTGCAAAAAACAATCCAGCCTAA
- a CDS encoding sigma-70 family RNA polymerase sigma factor, with the protein MGFLTRYKEKSDEELMVLFQNGDHRAFDTIYARYKRRLFGYFMKMLWNDRELSEDSLHDLFLKMIHRPGLFNPEFQFKAWIFKSAFNMCKNAYRRKAYQDEMLNSEGMTETMSEPRVEQKMDEEIQLDFLIENLNLLDEELRSLFLMRYQEEMNIKELAEIYDIPEGTVKTRLFKIRKTLSEKMKIDQH; encoded by the coding sequence TTGGGATTTCTAACCAGATACAAAGAAAAAAGTGATGAAGAGCTGATGGTCCTGTTTCAAAACGGCGACCATCGCGCTTTTGATACTATTTATGCGCGATATAAAAGACGGCTTTTTGGCTATTTCATGAAAATGCTTTGGAACGACAGGGAATTATCCGAGGACAGTCTTCACGATCTTTTTTTAAAAATGATTCACAGACCGGGGCTTTTCAATCCGGAATTTCAGTTCAAAGCCTGGATTTTCAAAAGTGCTTTTAACATGTGTAAAAATGCCTACAGAAGAAAAGCCTATCAGGATGAAATGTTAAATTCGGAAGGAATGACGGAAACGATGAGCGAACCCCGAGTAGAGCAAAAGATGGATGAGGAAATTCAGCTTGACTTTTTAATTGAAAATTTGAATCTATTGGATGAAGAGCTGAGATCTCTTTTTCTGATGCGCTATCAGGAAGAGATGAACATTAAAGAATTAGCAGAGATTTATGACATTCCGGAGGGAACGGTCAAAACAAGATTATTTAAAATCAGAAAAACGCTATCGGAAAAAATGAAGATTGATCAACATTAA
- a CDS encoding SUMF1/EgtB/PvdO family nonheme iron enzyme: protein MKKLIIILSLIWPLQELFATARPEPIPSTLNQSYSNGWYLDQYRNWRSYLDAEPEDEEAWIQTYKAAELANLSIENKNLILQSVQELHPDSKAYYYCQFRKEGWSPSGIQNLEKTLKNSLANEFPAERYILSEMRNERNRDFAERIFRMGMVLPSLLNYSYNVLMSVGDDGILFTESENSSIPLWILQDVMSVRKDVLVLNLELLENPEYTRFKFLSNQLNWENGASISDLVALNKSKDFYYALTIPQKSLKEEQDRLYVVGLTSRLSEKPFDNYSLLKQNIEERFLLDYLKVDFSGEPKYSTGRNLESNYIIPFYLLREYYTKRNETEKAEYWVSNIQMLARRSNVSARIQMLLSENSSNRNFVSIELEIKELEKGFNKIKDNIYGYETEVSNEEYELFLNYLRDHNYDDLLEKASFNLDKYDGVNKVFHRNYHYSHNSFKENFSKYPVMDLSHEAAILYCEWLTVQYNQQKGRKFNKVKFRLPTRNEWSMAALGYRPFQSWVFEENKVKAAPYVDAKVKDWKYYSLAEYDSIWYPWFAGDWFSYRKMIMNEKGCYLANIKTPVDVICPSGIKGDGFALTSPVGTYFSNDMGLYDVIGNIAEMIDEKGKAMGGSWDHPPHESTVRSVMQYEASDPRVGFRIFMEVIEE, encoded by the coding sequence ATGAAAAAGCTAATTATTATTCTCTCGCTCATCTGGCCCTTGCAAGAATTATTTGCGACAGCCCGACCCGAGCCAATCCCTTCTACTTTGAATCAAAGCTATTCAAATGGTTGGTATCTCGATCAATACAGAAATTGGAGGTCATATCTTGATGCCGAACCAGAGGATGAGGAAGCCTGGATTCAAACTTACAAAGCTGCGGAACTGGCCAATTTATCAATTGAAAACAAAAATCTGATACTTCAGAGTGTTCAGGAATTACATCCCGATTCCAAAGCCTATTATTATTGTCAGTTTCGCAAGGAAGGCTGGTCACCTTCGGGCATTCAAAATCTCGAAAAAACACTAAAAAATTCATTGGCGAATGAATTTCCGGCGGAGCGCTATATTTTATCAGAAATGAGAAATGAGCGAAACCGGGACTTTGCGGAACGAATATTTCGCATGGGAATGGTTTTGCCCTCTTTGCTCAATTATTCCTACAATGTTTTGATGTCGGTTGGTGATGATGGCATTCTCTTTACAGAAAGTGAAAATTCATCCATACCCCTCTGGATATTACAGGATGTGATGAGCGTAAGGAAAGATGTATTGGTGTTAAACCTGGAATTGCTCGAAAACCCTGAATACACGCGATTCAAATTTCTGAGTAATCAGCTTAATTGGGAAAACGGAGCTTCGATTAGCGATTTGGTGGCATTGAATAAGAGCAAAGATTTTTATTATGCCCTGACCATTCCCCAAAAAAGTCTTAAAGAGGAACAGGACCGGCTTTATGTAGTTGGCCTGACCTCTCGCCTCAGCGAAAAACCTTTTGATAACTATTCGCTTTTAAAGCAAAATATTGAAGAGCGCTTCCTATTGGATTATTTGAAAGTAGATTTTTCAGGAGAGCCGAAATACTCTACCGGAAGAAATCTGGAAAGCAATTATATTATTCCATTTTATCTTTTGCGCGAGTATTACACCAAAAGAAATGAAACGGAAAAAGCGGAGTATTGGGTTTCAAATATTCAGATGCTCGCCCGGCGATCCAATGTCAGCGCAAGGATTCAAATGCTCTTATCGGAAAATTCGAGCAATAGAAATTTTGTTTCCATTGAACTCGAAATAAAAGAACTGGAAAAAGGATTTAACAAGATAAAAGACAATATCTACGGCTATGAAACAGAGGTGAGCAATGAAGAATACGAGCTTTTTCTCAATTATTTGCGCGATCACAATTACGATGATCTTTTGGAAAAAGCCAGTTTCAATCTGGATAAATACGATGGGGTAAACAAAGTATTTCACAGAAACTATCATTATTCGCATAATTCATTTAAAGAAAATTTTAGCAAATACCCTGTTATGGATCTCAGCCATGAAGCGGCAATTCTCTATTGCGAATGGCTCACGGTACAATACAACCAGCAAAAAGGGAGGAAATTCAATAAGGTAAAATTCCGTTTGCCGACCCGCAATGAGTGGAGCATGGCCGCCCTGGGTTACAGACCCTTTCAGTCATGGGTATTTGAGGAAAATAAGGTAAAAGCTGCCCCGTATGTGGATGCCAAGGTGAAAGATTGGAAGTATTATAGCCTTGCCGAATACGATAGCATTTGGTATCCATGGTTTGCGGGTGATTGGTTTAGCTATCGCAAAATGATAATGAACGAAAAAGGCTGCTATCTGGCCAATATTAAAACGCCTGTGGATGTCATTTGTCCTTCGGGAATTAAAGGAGATGGTTTTGCTTTAACCTCGCCCGTCGGAACCTATTTTTCAAATGACATGGGGCTTTACGATGTGATTGGCAATATAGCCGAAATGATCGATGAAAAAGGAAAAGCAATGGGTGGAAGTTGGGATCACCCACCTCATGAAAGTACGGTTAGGAGTGTAATGCAATACGAGGCCTCCGATCCACGAGTGGGATTCCGTATCTTCATGGAAGTAATTGAAGAATAA
- a CDS encoding Crp/Fnr family transcriptional regulator, translated as MQNLISFFNQFMPLSEKTMALMAEHFVSAELKKGEYFIRKGQYAKEIAFLESGIVRAYYITAEGKEYNKTFFSAPSIIGSYASLISKEKNTVAQQALTDCKLWKASFYKIERLSEGNIEIERLRRIIAEGYFLSNEKKEIEMALLDAEQRYLILQKEYPGIELKIPQFHIASYLGISATQLSRIRKKMNS; from the coding sequence ATGCAAAACCTAATTAGCTTTTTCAATCAATTTATGCCATTATCCGAAAAGACCATGGCGCTGATGGCCGAACATTTTGTATCCGCTGAATTAAAAAAAGGCGAGTATTTTATAAGAAAGGGGCAATACGCAAAAGAGATTGCCTTTCTTGAGAGCGGCATAGTTCGGGCTTATTATATTACCGCGGAAGGCAAGGAATACAACAAAACCTTTTTTTCAGCTCCTTCCATCATTGGCTCCTATGCCTCGCTGATCAGCAAAGAAAAAAATACCGTCGCTCAACAGGCCTTGACCGATTGTAAACTATGGAAAGCATCTTTTTATAAAATCGAGCGCTTATCCGAGGGCAATATTGAAATTGAAAGACTAAGACGGATCATAGCAGAAGGGTATTTTCTAAGCAATGAGAAAAAAGAAATAGAAATGGCCTTGCTCGATGCAGAACAACGCTATCTGATTTTACAAAAAGAATATCCTGGCATAGAATTGAAAATTCCGCAATTCCACATCGCCTCCTATCTGGGAATCAGCGCGACACAACTGAGTAGAATTCGAAAAAAAATGAATTCATAG
- a CDS encoding DUF4407 domain-containing protein yields the protein MQKVKLFFWYCAGANTSLLQKAETDSEKYVGIGATIFFTGVFAALAAAYALHSVFDSWIIASVFGLVWGLMIFNLDRFIVSSMRKKESAFNEFLLATPRIILAILISIVIAKPLELKIFEKEINAELISMNQEVQKGQENFAKEKYLAEKASLDASISGLKSEIQQKEQQRDALREKAQKEADGTGGTMRRNAGPIYKIKKADADRVDAELKNLKEKNLALIADNYGKLTQLDSNMQSDLAVLGKAEIGGPAARLEAMDRLSTKSEAIWWANFFIMMLFIVVECAPIFVKLISSKGPYDYLLEAREYGFESAILKDKAYIHSELKKEAEAFNAKEKGFVFDRLDVKLDSM from the coding sequence ATGCAAAAGGTCAAATTATTCTTCTGGTATTGTGCCGGGGCAAATACGTCATTGCTCCAAAAGGCAGAGACCGATTCTGAAAAGTACGTCGGAATTGGTGCTACAATTTTCTTCACGGGTGTTTTCGCAGCATTGGCTGCGGCTTATGCACTCCACAGCGTTTTCGATAGCTGGATAATTGCTTCGGTCTTTGGACTTGTCTGGGGATTGATGATTTTTAATCTCGATCGCTTTATCGTATCCAGCATGCGAAAAAAAGAGAGCGCTTTCAACGAATTTTTACTGGCCACACCGCGAATCATTCTGGCCATACTCATCTCCATCGTCATTGCAAAACCCCTGGAATTAAAGATTTTCGAAAAAGAAATCAATGCTGAATTGATCAGTATGAATCAGGAAGTTCAGAAAGGTCAGGAAAACTTCGCCAAGGAAAAATACCTGGCAGAAAAAGCCTCGCTGGATGCTTCGATTTCAGGGCTAAAGTCTGAAATACAGCAAAAAGAACAACAAAGAGATGCTCTGAGAGAAAAAGCACAAAAAGAGGCCGATGGCACCGGCGGTACCATGCGTAGAAATGCCGGTCCCATTTATAAAATCAAGAAAGCCGATGCTGACCGGGTGGATGCCGAACTCAAAAACCTGAAAGAAAAAAATCTTGCGCTCATTGCTGATAATTATGGCAAATTGACTCAATTGGATTCCAACATGCAAAGTGATTTGGCCGTGCTGGGAAAAGCAGAGATCGGCGGACCCGCTGCGCGTTTGGAAGCCATGGACAGGCTCAGCACAAAGAGCGAGGCCATCTGGTGGGCCAATTTCTTTATCATGATGCTTTTTATAGTGGTAGAATGTGCCCCGATCTTTGTTAAATTAATTTCTTCCAAAGGACCCTATGATTATTTATTGGAAGCAAGAGAATACGGTTTTGAAAGCGCCATTCTCAAAGACAAAGCCTATATCCATAGCGAATTGAAAAAAGAGGCAGAAGCATTCAATGCCAAGGAAAAAGGATTTGTATTCGATCGACTGGATGTGAAATTGGACAGTATGTAA
- a CDS encoding Rne/Rng family ribonuclease, with product MSNELFINAAHEGSRIALIENKKLVEFHHEKPDNQFNVGDIYLGAVKKVVPGLNAAFVDVGHEKDAFLHYHDLGPKFSTLDRFMQRALSNKNATHKLGGIKILPDINKFGKINDVLKKGQRVLVQIAKEPISTKGPRLSCELSFPGRFCVLVPFANTVNVSRKIVNREERKRLQRLMESIKPENFGVIVRTVAEKKEVAELDADLRNILSTWEQGFKAIQTAKPPLKVIGEVNRASAILRDVLNHTFDSIVVDNKELYQEVKSFVKRISPEQEKIVKLYNNKVKIFESFGIEKQLKTLFGRSVALQGGGYLIIEHTEALHVIDVNSGNKSNAGENQEDTALKVNIEAAKELARQLRLRDMGGIIVIDFIDMRKAENRKKVYETMKAEMKSDKSKSTVLPLSKFGLMQITRQRVRPELSITTREECPTCNGTGQIQPSIAVADQIEENIEKVIQNQNESSISVAMHPYLHAYFTKGMMSKRMRMSMKYKAKIKLIRDTSLGLVSYKIFNKNGEEINLEA from the coding sequence TTGAGTAACGAATTATTCATTAATGCGGCTCATGAAGGATCTCGAATAGCTTTAATCGAGAACAAAAAACTCGTTGAGTTTCATCATGAGAAGCCGGACAATCAATTTAATGTAGGTGATATTTATCTCGGAGCTGTCAAAAAAGTCGTTCCGGGTCTAAATGCCGCATTTGTTGATGTTGGACACGAAAAAGACGCCTTTCTTCATTATCACGATTTAGGCCCAAAATTCAGCACCCTGGACAGATTTATGCAAAGGGCGCTTTCAAATAAAAATGCTACGCACAAACTCGGAGGCATCAAAATATTACCGGATATCAATAAATTCGGTAAGATCAACGATGTTCTGAAAAAAGGTCAGCGGGTTTTGGTACAAATTGCCAAAGAACCCATTTCGACTAAAGGACCGCGTTTATCCTGTGAATTATCATTTCCGGGACGATTCTGTGTATTGGTGCCATTTGCAAATACCGTCAATGTTTCCAGAAAAATCGTCAACCGCGAAGAGCGAAAACGTCTTCAGAGATTAATGGAAAGCATCAAACCGGAAAATTTTGGTGTTATCGTAAGAACGGTGGCCGAGAAAAAAGAAGTGGCTGAACTCGATGCCGATCTGAGAAACATTCTCAGCACATGGGAGCAGGGCTTCAAAGCCATACAAACCGCCAAACCGCCTCTGAAAGTAATTGGTGAAGTCAACAGGGCTTCCGCAATTCTGAGAGATGTTTTAAACCACACCTTCGATTCAATAGTGGTTGACAATAAAGAACTTTATCAGGAAGTGAAAAGCTTTGTCAAGCGCATATCTCCCGAGCAGGAAAAAATTGTAAAACTTTATAATAATAAGGTCAAGATTTTTGAATCCTTTGGAATCGAAAAACAGTTAAAAACCTTATTTGGAAGGTCAGTGGCATTACAGGGTGGGGGCTATCTCATTATAGAGCATACCGAAGCACTGCATGTTATCGACGTCAACTCGGGGAATAAATCCAATGCCGGCGAAAATCAGGAAGATACCGCCTTAAAAGTCAACATCGAGGCAGCTAAGGAATTGGCAAGACAGCTGAGATTACGCGATATGGGCGGGATCATCGTTATAGACTTTATTGACATGCGCAAAGCGGAAAACCGCAAAAAAGTGTATGAGACGATGAAGGCTGAAATGAAAAGCGATAAATCGAAATCCACGGTTTTACCCCTTTCCAAATTCGGCCTAATGCAAATCACCCGTCAGAGGGTACGACCGGAATTGAGTATTACGACAAGGGAAGAATGCCCAACCTGTAACGGTACCGGACAAATTCAACCTTCCATTGCCGTGGCCGATCAGATTGAAGAAAACATTGAAAAGGTGATTCAGAATCAAAATGAATCTTCAATAAGTGTAGCAATGCATCCCTATTTACACGCCTATTTTACCAAAGGCATGATGTCTAAAAGGATGCGGATGTCAATGAAATACAAAGCCAAAATTAAATTGATAAGAGATACTTCTCTGGGATTGGTTTCGTATAAAATCTTTAATAAAAATGGAGAAGAAATTAATCTGGAAGCCTGA